In Shewanella sp. MR-4, the genomic stretch CACATGCGTTCTGGCAAGCCGATTTTTTACACTTCGGCGGATTCGGTATTCCAGATTGCCTGCCATGAAGGCACATTTGGTTTAGAAAATTTATATCGTCTTTGCGAAATCGCCCGCGAAGAGTTAGAGCCTTACAACATTGGCCGCGTGATTGCGCGTCCATTCGATGGCACTGGCCCAAGCGATTTTGCTCGTACTGGTAACCGTAAGGATTACTCCCTCGAGCCGCCAGCGAAGACGGTATTAGATAAGTTAAAAGCCGCCGGTGGTGAAGTGGTGAGTGTGGGCAAGATTGCCGATATTTACGCTTACTGTGGTATCACCAAAAAGGTGAAGGCAAACGGTTTAGAAGCGCTATTTGATGCGACTTTAGACGAAGTGAAATCAGCGGGTGAAAATACTATTGTATTCACTAACTTTGTTGATTTTGACTCCCACTATGGTCACCGCCGTGATGTGGCAGGTTATGCGAAAGGGCTGGAGTATTTCGACTCGCGTTTACCTGAAATGCTCGCGCTGCTGGATGAGGACGATCTATTAATCCTCACCGCTGATCATGGTTGCGACCCAACATGGCAAGGTACGGATCATACCCGTGAATATGTGCCTGTATTGGCCTATGGCGCAGGGCTAAAAGCCGGTTCACTCGGTCGCCGTAACAGTTTCGCCGATATCGGCCAATCTATCGCAAGCTACTTCAAGCTTGAGCCGATGGAATACGGTGAGTCGTTTATCTAAGTAAACGTGCAAGATCTCGATTTGGCGGCCAAGATTGGGCCGCCAGTAAACAAAGACTTAAGTCTTAATAAAATAAACAGGGGTTATTTCGATGGCAACACCACACATTAATGCTGTAGAGGGCGCATTCGCTGAGACAGTTCTGTTTCCAGGCGATCCATTACGTGCAAAATATATTGCTGAAACATTCTTAGAAAATGTTGAGCAAGTGACTGACGTTCGAAACATGCTAGGTTTTACCGGTACTTACAAAGGTAAACGTATTTCTGTTATGGGTTCAGGCATGGGTATTCCTTCATGCTCAATCTATGCAACTGAATTAATTAAAGACTACGGCGTTAAGAACCTGATCCGCGTGGGTACTTGTGGCGCGATCAGCACTGACGTTAAAGTGCGCGATGTGATCATCGGCATGGGTGCTTGTACCGATTCGCAAGTTAACCGTTTACGTTTCAAAGGCCAAGATTTCGCTGCTATCGCGAACTACGAGCTGATGAATGCTGTGATCGAATCTGCCAAAGTGAAAGGCACTAAGATCCGTGTTGGTAACGTTTTCTCTGCCGACCTGTTCTACACTCCTGATCCACAAATGTTTGACGTGATGGAAAAAATGGGCGTGTTAGGCGTAGAGATGGAAGCCGCTGGTTTATACGGTGTTGCCCATGAATTCGGTGCCCGTGCACTGTGTGTGGTAACTGTATCTGACCATATCCGTACTGGCGAAAAAACCACTTCCGATGAGCGTCAAACCACGTTCAACGATATGATCGTGATGACATTAGACGCTGCAATTACGCTGTAATGTGTCGCTAATTTCGTTATAAGAAAAGGGTTCGCACTGCGAACCCTTTTTTATTGTCTCGTTATCTCAAGTTCAATCGGCTTAGCTGTATTGCTGAATCTTAAATTGGCAATCCTCAATGCAGCGCTGAACCCAAGACGCTTCAGTTTGAGCTGATACGCCTCGATTAACCCGTAGAATCGGTATCTAAATCGCTCGGTTGAGCAGGGGCTTTCTCTGCGGTAGATTTCGCCGCAGTGGTTTTCACTCGACGCACCGATTTAACCTTAGGTTTATTCGGCGCGGGCGTTGAGCTTGGCGCCTCGGTGACTGAAGCTTGAGTCGCCTGTTCTCTGGTATCCGTTTTAGATTGAGACTGAGACTGAGACTGAGGCGTTGGCTCAGATGATGACTCATCCTTGGTCTCTTTCTCTGGTTTTATCTCTGGTTTAAGCTCTGGCTTCACATCAAGCGCTTTCTCTGCTGCTTTCTCTGATACGGGTTCTGGCGCAAGTGCAGCTTTTGTTTCTGCGCTTGTTTTGGCTTTCTTCGCTTTAGATTCGGCAATGGCTTGATTGCTGTCTTCATTCTGCGCCTTGCTTACAGCCGATTTCTCCAAGAGCGGAGTGTCGAGATCCTGTTCTGCTTTGCTTTCTTTTGCCTTTTTAGCTTCTGCCGGCTTTTGCACTGCCTCAGTGCCACTTGCGATAACGGCATCCTGCTGGGTATCTTGACTATCCGATGGCTTAGCTTCCTCGGCCGCTTCGGGTACTTTTATGGCTTTATTCTTCTTAGGGTTTTTACGCAATTTGGCGCGGGTGCGACGGCGGTCAAAATCGGCGCGCTTAAAGGACAAGGCGCGGGATAACAACATGCCGATAAGGCCGGCAACCAGCAGCATCATTTGCTGCTGCTCCATATTTAGGTTATGCGCTTCTTTGATTTCATTAAAAAATAGTTTGGTATCGAGTCTAACCTCGACATAGCCTAAATTTTTTCCATCTTGGATCACGGGTTCGACATAAGGTGGATATTTGCTTAGGAGCAAACTCATGTCTTCCGATTCGGGATCTAAGGCTTCATTGGTCAGGCTTTGGGCGAAGGCTAAGCGTATACCTTGGTCGCTGAAAATGGCTGCCGACATCACCTTAGGATCTTCGACTAAGGCGCTGGCCAGCCATTGGAGCTGCTCATCGTTTTGCAATTGTAGGGCGGGCGCTGCGCTGTAGGCCGTTTGTTGTACCAGTAATCTGGCCATCTTTTGCGTTTGGGACTTTAGAAGCAGCTGACCTTGTAGTAGGCTTGTCTGCCACAATTGCACTAAGCCGACCATCAAGGTCAGGGCGATGGCGATTTGGAGCAGTCTACTGATTTTATGGCTTTTCTTTAGCCCTTTAAGATATAACACTTTGACCCTTAATAGTTAGAGCGCTTGCCTAATCATAATTGATTCTGAGTAAGCCCGATAGTTGGAGAACACGAGTCCTATGGAAAGCTTGAACCAAAATGCGCTGTTTGTATGGTTAGCTGCTAGCCCTTCACCTCGCTTTGAATATCAGGGGCTCAGTTTCGAGGCTTATCAGGAATCGTCTACGCGGCCATCCCAGAGCGGATTTGCTATGCGTCTGATTTACGAAGATTTAAGCATTGAAGACTCATTAGCGGCTTGGATTGTTTCTCTAGCTGAAAGCCTCAAATTAACCTCGCTCTCCATCGCACCTATTCGCCGTCAAGTGGCGCTGCATTGTGTGGAATTAGCGCTTCCCGTGGAGCCGAGTGCTGAGCTGTTAGCCACTTGTCCATCGCAGGTGGAGTTACACCTTATTCGTGGCCCATTACCTAAACTGAGCGAACCTGGTTTACTGGTGATGGACATGGATTCTACCGCGATCCAAATTGAATGTATTGATGAACTTGCCGCGATGGCAGGGGTCGGCGAGCAAGTGGCGGCGATCACAGAGCGCGCGATGCAGGGCGAGCTGGATTTCGAGCAGAGTTTGCGCCAAAGGGTTGCCCAGCTCGAGGGCACCGATGCCAAGATTATTCAAACCTTGTGTGACACTTTGCCACTGATGCCGGGCCTTGAGGCCATGCTGACCGAGCTTAAGTCGCACCATTGGCGCCTCGTTGTGGCCTCAGGCGGCTTTACGCCGTTCGTTGGTCACTTAAAACAGCTGTTGAATTTAGACGCTGCCTTTGCCAATGAATTAGTGATTGCGGACGGCAAGCTCGCGGGAACCGTCACGGGGAAAGTCGTCGATGCCCAGTTTAAGGCCGATGTGGTGA encodes the following:
- a CDS encoding phosphopentomutase, with product MKRTVIMMLDSFGVGAAGDAAKFGDLGSDTFGHIAKACAEGKADIGREGPLTLPNLARLGLAHAAMESTGAFAPGFADDVELIGAYGHAQELSSGKDTPSGHWEMAGVPVLFDWGYFSEHQNSFPKELTDKILARAGLDGFLGNCHASGTTILEELGEEHMRSGKPIFYTSADSVFQIACHEGTFGLENLYRLCEIAREELEPYNIGRVIARPFDGTGPSDFARTGNRKDYSLEPPAKTVLDKLKAAGGEVVSVGKIADIYAYCGITKKVKANGLEALFDATLDEVKSAGENTIVFTNFVDFDSHYGHRRDVAGYAKGLEYFDSRLPEMLALLDEDDLLILTADHGCDPTWQGTDHTREYVPVLAYGAGLKAGSLGRRNSFADIGQSIASYFKLEPMEYGESFI
- the deoD gene encoding purine-nucleoside phosphorylase, with protein sequence MATPHINAVEGAFAETVLFPGDPLRAKYIAETFLENVEQVTDVRNMLGFTGTYKGKRISVMGSGMGIPSCSIYATELIKDYGVKNLIRVGTCGAISTDVKVRDVIIGMGACTDSQVNRLRFKGQDFAAIANYELMNAVIESAKVKGTKIRVGNVFSADLFYTPDPQMFDVMEKMGVLGVEMEAAGLYGVAHEFGARALCVVTVSDHIRTGEKTTSDERQTTFNDMIVMTLDAAITL
- a CDS encoding YtjB family periplasmic protein — protein: MLYLKGLKKSHKISRLLQIAIALTLMVGLVQLWQTSLLQGQLLLKSQTQKMARLLVQQTAYSAAPALQLQNDEQLQWLASALVEDPKVMSAAIFSDQGIRLAFAQSLTNEALDPESEDMSLLLSKYPPYVEPVIQDGKNLGYVEVRLDTKLFFNEIKEAHNLNMEQQQMMLLVAGLIGMLLSRALSFKRADFDRRRTRAKLRKNPKKNKAIKVPEAAEEAKPSDSQDTQQDAVIASGTEAVQKPAEAKKAKESKAEQDLDTPLLEKSAVSKAQNEDSNQAIAESKAKKAKTSAETKAALAPEPVSEKAAEKALDVKPELKPEIKPEKETKDESSSEPTPQSQSQSQSKTDTREQATQASVTEAPSSTPAPNKPKVKSVRRVKTTAAKSTAEKAPAQPSDLDTDSTG
- the serB gene encoding phosphoserine phosphatase SerB; this encodes MESLNQNALFVWLAASPSPRFEYQGLSFEAYQESSTRPSQSGFAMRLIYEDLSIEDSLAAWIVSLAESLKLTSLSIAPIRRQVALHCVELALPVEPSAELLATCPSQVELHLIRGPLPKLSEPGLLVMDMDSTAIQIECIDELAAMAGVGEQVAAITERAMQGELDFEQSLRQRVAQLEGTDAKIIQTLCDTLPLMPGLEAMLTELKSHHWRLVVASGGFTPFVGHLKQLLNLDAAFANELVIADGKLAGTVTGKVVDAQFKADVVNRCSQDWQIPVGQRVAIGDGANDIPMVQAADFGIAFHAKPKLAAAADARIRSLDLRVLPYLLQF